CATTTCTGTTATGGTGCCTTCGAGGGCGTTGTCAAATTCGGCTTTTGAGGGTGCTTTTTTGTGTAGATGAACATTTTCGGTTTTTAGGGTGCAAATTACGTCTTTACCGACAAGCTGGGGCGCAAGCGGAGCATAGAGAGTTTTGGCGCCAGATTGAATTTCAAGGAGTGCATCCGAGACTTTGGTGACGTGGGCGTTAAACGTGTTTATACCAAGAAACTTAGCAGTGTATGATGATTGGGGTTTGTCAAAGAGTTCAGGACCCGTCCCGATTTGCTGAATGCACCCGTTACCCATGACTGCTATGCGGTCAGACATAATGAAAGCTTCAGAGAGGTTATGAGTGACATATACGGCGGTGACTTTTAGGGTCTGCAAATAATTCTTAAGTTCCAACCGAAAAGACTCCCGCAACTGAGGGTCAACTGCCGAGACAGGCTCATCTAGCAGCAGGACTTTGGGTTCCGTAGCAAGAGACCGCGCCAACGCCGCCCGCTGCCTCTGCCCCCCGCTAAGCTGATGAGGATAATATTTGGCATATTCACTAAGACCCACAAACTCCATTAGCCTTTGGGTTCGGGTCTTTATTTCCTGAGCAGGTAACCGCATCGCCTTTAACCCGTAAGCGACGTTGTCTTGGATGCGCATGTGAGGAAAAAGCGATATGGTTTGAAAAACGTAGCCGACTTTGCGTTCCGATGGTGTTAAGTAGATGGTTTTGTTGCCTTTTTTGCCGTTCACTAACACGCCATCAATGCATATGCTGCCACAATCAGGCTTAGTTAAGCCGGACAAGATGTTGAGAAGCGTGGTTTTTCCGCTACCGTTGGGACCCAACAAGGTCAGGATTTCCTTGTCCTTAACTTCGAGATTGAGGTCTTGAAGCACC
This genomic stretch from Candidatus Bathyarchaeota archaeon harbors:
- a CDS encoding ABC transporter ATP-binding protein, translating into MITVEGLSKSYGTKMVLQDLNLEVKDKEILTLLGPNGSGKTTLLNILSGLTKPDCGSICIDGVLVNGKKGNKTIYLTPSERKVGYVFQTISLFPHMRIQDNVAYGLKAMRLPAQEIKTRTQRLMEFVGLSEYAKYYPHQLSGGQRQRAALARSLATEPKVLLLDEPVSAVDPQLRESFRLELKNYLQTLKVTAVYVTHNLSEAFIMSDRIAVMGNGCIQQIGTGPELFDKPQSSYTAKFLGINTFNAHVTKVSDALLEIQSGAKTLYAPLAPQLVGKDVICTLKTENVHLHKKAPSKAEFDNALEGTITEMVQMRSNAQVTLDVGFTLKARVPLSEIKRLGLSSGDQVYVCFNADSLNVFTEDAD